Genomic window (Candidatus Eisenbacteria bacterium):
TCGCGGAGACGCCCGGGTGGGATCGCATCCTCGTCGGCGTCGAGACGGCGCGCGGCGCGGCGCGTCCGGGCGAGCCCGGTGCGCTCAGCGGGAGCCGGATCGTGCACGCGACGGCCCGCATGGTCGAGCGCGTGGCGGCCGCGGTGCGCGCCGCGATCGCCGGCTGATTGCGTCGGGGGTCGGGCGCCCCTAGACTTCGCCGCCGTGAGCGCGGTTCCCTTCTACCTGCCGATCGGCGACGAGGTGACGGTCTTCACCGCCGCCTGGGAGGCCCGGCTCCCCGTGTTGCTCAAGGGGCCGACGGGGTGCGGGAAGACGCGCTTCGTCGAGTACATGGCCGCCACGCTCCCGCGCCGCGAGGCCCCCGCGGGCGACGTGCCCGGCAATCTCATCACGGTCGCCTGCCACGAGGACCTCACCGGCAGCGACCTCATCGGCCGCTACCTCATCAAGGGCGACGAGACGGTGTGGATCGACGGGCCGCTCACGCGCGCCGTCCGCGAGGGCACCGTCTGCTACCTCGACGAGATCGTCGAGGCACGCAAGGACACGGTGGTTCTCATCCACCCGCTGACGGACCATCGCCGCATCCTGCCGGTCGACAAGACGGGCGAGATCCTGGAGGCGCATCCCGACTTCCTGCTCGTGCTCTCGTACAACCCCGGCTACCAGAGCGTGCTGAAGGACCTGAAGCCGTCGACGCGCCAGCGCTTCGTCGCGATCGACTTCGACTATCCGCCGCGCGACCTCGAGGCGCGCATCGTCGCGCACGAGAGCGGGCTCGATCTCGAGGCGGCGCTGCGGCTCGCGAAGCTCGGCGAGAAGGTGCGTCACCTGAAGTCGAGCGGACTCGCCGAGGGCGTGAGCACGCGCCTGCTCGTGTACGCGGCGCAGCTCATGGGTCGCGGCATCGCGCCGCGCCGGGCGTGCACCGTCGCCGTCAGCCACGCGCTCACCGACGACCAGGACAGCCAGCGGGCCATCGATGACGTCGCGGGGGCGATCTTCGGCTGACGCGACCGCGGCGCGTCTCGCGGCGGTCTCGCGCCTCGTCGCCGACCAGCTCGAGGTGACGCTGCCCGCGATGCGCGCCGCGCTCGGCACCGACGCGGATCGCTGGCTCGAGCTCGGCGCCGACCTCGCCGCCCACTGCGGCGGCGCGAGCGGCGCCGTTCTCGCCTACCTGCGACTCGATCCGGCGCGCCTGCGCCGCGTCGGCCTCGCACCGTTCGCCGCGTGGCTCCGGGCGATCGAGCGGATCGGTGCGGGCGCGCCCGCGCTGGCCGCGTCGTTCGCCGAGACGACGGCGACGCTGGCCGGCGACGTCGACGCCGGATGGCTCGACGCCTGCGCCGATGCGCTCCTCGGCCTGCGCGCCGACGGAGGCTGGCGCGGCGAGCGCGTCGCGCAGGCGATGGTGGGTGCGATCCCAATCGCCGCCGACGTGCTCGGACCCGGCGACGTCGCCGCGTGGTGCGGGCTCGCGGCGCTCCTGCGCTCGGGGCTCGACGAGGGGCTCTTCTTCCGCGTGCTGGCGCCCGAGGTCGCGAGCTGGTCGCCCGACGATCGCCGGGCATGGCTCGACGCCGCCCGGACGCTTGCGCGGCGCCACGTCCCGACCGCGGTCGTCTACTATCGCGACCTGCCGCGCACGATCGAGGCGCTGCCGCCGGAGGCGCGATCGGCCCTGCTGGCGGCGCTCGGCGCGGCGGCAGCCGACGTCCGCCCGTCCGATCTCCAGGCGCTGCTGCCCATCGTCGGCGCGCTCACCCTCGACGTCTCGCGCGCGGCGCGGGCAGTCGCCCTCGCCGCCGCGCTGCGCGTCGCGCGTGAGTTCCCGGTTGGCGTGGTCGCCTACCTGCGTGCCATGCCGATGCTCTTCGAGGAGCGCGTGCCGCCCCGGCTCGAGGCGTGGGTCGACCACGGGCTCGCGATCGGCGCCGAGAACGCCGATGCCGGCTGCGCCTACTTCGCGCTCGAATCGCGCACGAGCGTCGCCGTGCTCTCCGCGTCGCCGGTCGCGGTGACGCTCGACGAGGCGCAGGGCGTGCTTCGCAAGGTGGTGCAGATGCTCTCCGGCGCGCCGGCGACGCCGCGCGCGACCGGGCGCTTCCAGCTCCGCAGCCCGTTCGAGCCCCCGCCCGTGCAGGCGACGATCGCGCTGCCGGCGACGATCGACGTGCTGGCTTCGTACGAGGACAACCGGCGCCTGTTCGGCGTCCTCGCGACCCTGCTCGTGGGGCGGCGCCTGCACGGTACCTATGCCGACGAGACGGTGCTGGCGGCCCTCACCGTCGAGGATGCGCCGCCGCTGCTCTCGGAGCTCTTCGCGGTGACGGACGGCTATCGCGTCGCCCACCGGCTGGCGCTCGAATACCCTGGCATCGCGGGCGAGCTCGCGTGGGCCTGCCGGCGCCTGCTCGCCGTCTGGACCGCCGACGCCGATCCACCGTCCGCCGTCGTCTTCGACGCGCTCCTCGCCCTGGCGCTGGATCCCCACGCCGCCGAGCGCCGCGTCGCCCCCTGGCTCGCCGCGGCGGCGATCGGCGTGCTGCCGGCGCTGCGCCCACTCGCGTCGCCGGCGGCGACCGCGGCCGACGCGCTCGCGATCGCCGAGCGGCTGGTGCCGGCCTTCGCGCACCTGGTGGGCCCACCCGCCGTCGACCCGACCGCCCTGGAGTTCCTGCCGATCCTCCTCGACGCCGGCGAGGGCGAGGGCCCGTTCGCCACCGGCCTCGACGTCGACGACGAGGGCGCGGTCCCGGTTCCGGGCTCGCCCGAGCGACCGCCCGAAGAACTGCTGCGCGAGCTACAAGTGCTGCTCGATCAACGGCGCGCCGGCGACGGCGCGGGCACGCAGCTCTCGCTGGAGGAGCTGCAGCGCCTGCTCGAGTCGGGGCTGCTCGGCGAGCTCGCACAGGGGTCGGGCACCGATCTCGACGCGAGCGGTCTCTTCGTGACCCAGCTCATGGGCAAGCTCCTCGGCGAGCGCCGCGAGCTCGCACGCGCCGGCGCGCAGGGCGTCGGCCCGCGCCGCGCCGGCCGCGTTCCGCATCCGGCGGACGACAGCCTCATCTACTTCTACGACGAGTGGGATCACGTGATCGCGGACTACCGCCCGGCCTGGTGCCAGCTCCGCGAAGTTCCGGTCGCCGACGACGCGGGGGTCTTCTACGATCGTGCCCTCGCGCGCCATGCGGACCTGATCCCGGAGCTGCGGCGGTGCTTCCAGCAGGTCCGGCCCGACCGTTATCGCGCGGTGCGCGGCCTCGAGGACGGCGAGGACATCGACTGGCACGCCGCCGTCGAAGCGCGCGTCGAGCGGCGCGTGCGCGGCACGGCGTCGACCAAGCTCTACACGGCGCGCACGCGCCAGGAGCGCGAGGTCGCGACGCTGTTCCTGCTCGACATGAGCGCCTCGACCGACGAGGCGGCGGAGGGGGCCGAGGGCGAGCGCATCATCGACATCGCGAAGGACGCGCTCGTCATCATGGCGGCCGCGCTCGAGGAGATCGGCGACACCTTCGCCATCTACGGCTTCTCCGGCCAGGGCCGCGAGCGCGTCGAGGTGTATCCGGTGAAGACGTTCGGCGAGCGCCTGACGCCGGCCGTGCGGGGACGGCTGGGCGGCATCGAGCCCAAGGGCTCGACGCGCATGGGCACGGCGCTCCGTCACGCGACGACGCTCATGCGCGATCTCACCGCGCCCGCGCAGCACCTGGTCCTCATCTCCGACGGCTTTCCGCAGGACCTCGACTACGGCGACGATCGCCAGAGCCACACCTACGGCATCCGCGACACGGCGACGGCGATGCGCGAGACGCAGGCGGCGGGCGTGAAACCCTTCTGCATCACGGTCGACCTCGCGGGGCACGACTACCTGCGGGAGATGTGCGACCCCGACGCCTACGTCATCATCGAGCGGGTGGCCGACCTGCCGCGCGAGCTGCCGCGCATCTATCAGCGGCTCGTGCGCGCGGCCTGAAGCAGGACGACGGCGCCCCAGCTCATCGCGATGCCGGCGACGACGTAGACGGCGTACATCGGCATCGTGATGCCGGGCGGGAGCCCGGTCACGACCGGGAACAGGGCGAGGTTCGCGGTCGCGAAGAGCGCGTAGGCGACGCCGAGCGGCAGCGCCCAGGCGCGGCGGGTCCACAGGCCGTAGGCGTAGGCCAGCATCACGAGCCCCAGCAGCGGCGCAAGCAGCGTCTCGCGCGGCAGCAGCCGGCCGAAGACGACGAGCCCCGAGCCCGTGCCGAAACGCTTCAAGAGGTTGCCGATGCCGCGGACGGCGATGAGGATCGCCAGGACGCGAAGGAGGGTCTGGGTCATGCGCGACCTCCGGCGAAATGGCGTCCCAGACGCCGATGGCGATGGCGGAACACGGCGTGGAAGACGGCGCGCGACGCCGGGCCGACGAGCGGCAGGCGCGGCTCGAACTCGATGCGATCCGTGACGCGCGTGCCGCCCGCGGCGGGCTCGAGCGTCCGCTGGTGCACCCAGCGGCGCTGCGTGAGCATCGCCGACGATTCGTGGAACCCGCGGCCCGGCTCGATCGAGAGGAGCGTCAGGTGGTCGTAGTCGAAGGGCAGGATGCCGAAGAGCAGGATCCAGCTCCGGAACCACGGCCGCCCGAGCGGGACGGTCGCGGGATCGATGCGGCGCATGTCCTGCGGGCACGTCATGCGCGCGATCGGCATCAGCTCGTCGTTCACGCCCTCGAAGGTGGAGACGCGATCCCACACTACGCCCGGCGCCGCCGGCACGATGGACGAGACCGTGAACCCGTACGTGCGCACGCAGGTCGGTTTGATAGCACACCGAGCGGGCATCGCACCTGCGTTGTGGTCCACTTTTCCCTTGACCGCCCGCTTTGGACCCGCGTATGCGCGACGGCATGCGTACATCGCGCGGCCTCCTGCTGGGATCGCTCGCCCTCCTCGCGCTCGCCTTGGCCGCCCTGCCGGCCGCGGCCGCGAGCTACTCTCGGGCGCTCACGATCCCGAACCCCACGACCCCCGACGCGCAGGACCTCTTCGGGAACGCGGTCGCGGAGCTCGGAGACGACATCCTCGTCGGCGCGCCGCTCGACGACACCATGGCGTCGAACGCCGGCGCGGTCTACCGCTTCGACGGAACGACCGGCGCGCTCCTGCAGACCTACTACGCTCCCACGCCCACGTCGGATGCGTTCTTCGGCGAGTACGTGGTCCCGTTCGGTCCGAACATCCTCGTGGGCGCCTCGCTCGACGACGTGCCGGGACAGGACGATGCCGGCGCCGTCTACCTCCTCGACGGCACGACGGGCGCCCTCATCCGCACGTTCGTGTCCCCGACCCCCGTGCAGTTCGCACGCTTCGGCGCACCGGTCCGCGTGGTCGGCAACAACGTCGCGATCGGCGCGTCGTTCGACAATCCCGCCGGACCGGAGACCGGCGCGGTCTACCTCTTCGACGGCGCGACCGGCGGGTTCCTCCACAAGTTCACCTCGGCCTCGATCAATCCGCTCGGGACGGGATGGGGTCAGTACTCGCTCGCGACCCTCGGCACGAACATCCTCGTCGGCGCGCCCTTCGACAGCGCCGCGGGCGCCTTCACGGGGTCCGTGTTCATGTACGACGCCGAGCCGTCGAGCCTCACGTTCGGCGACGTCGTGCACACGTTCGTGAGCCCGTCGCCCGGCCGGGAGGCTTTCGGCGACGGCATCAACGTCGGCGACGGCAAGATCCTCATCAGCGCCACCAGCAACGACGACGTGGCCGACAATTCGGGCGTGCTCTACGTCTTCGACGATACGACGTGGACCTGGGAGCGCACGATCCCGAACCCGAGCGGGAGTCCCAACGAGTTCTTCGGCAACGTCGCGACCACGCTCGGAACGACGATCGCGGTCGGCGCGGCGACGCACAACGACCCGCCATACGGCTTCTCCGGGGTGGTCTATCGCTTCGACGCCGGCACGGGGGCGCTCCTGCAGACGATCGACAATCCCACGCCGGACGATTCCGATTTCTTCGGCAACGCCCTTGCGACGCGCGGCGACCAGCTCGTCGTCGGAGCGGTCTTCGACGGCGCCGCGGGCTTCCAGTCCGGCACTGTCTACGTCTTCGATCCGTGCGGGAACGGCATCCCGACGGCGAGCGAGCAGTGTGACGACGGCAATGCGACGAGCGGCGACTGCTGCTCGCCGACCTGCCAGTTCGAGACGCCGGGTGCGAGCTGCCCCGACGACGGCAACCAGTGCACGAACGACGTCTGCAACGCGTCCGGCACGTGCACGCACCCGAACAACACGGCCGGCTGCGACGACGGCAATGCCTGCACGACGAACGACGCGTGCTTCGTTGGCACGTGCGTCGGCGG
Coding sequences:
- a CDS encoding CbbQ/NirQ/NorQ/GpvN family protein — protein: MSAVPFYLPIGDEVTVFTAAWEARLPVLLKGPTGCGKTRFVEYMAATLPRREAPAGDVPGNLITVACHEDLTGSDLIGRYLIKGDETVWIDGPLTRAVREGTVCYLDEIVEARKDTVVLIHPLTDHRRILPVDKTGEILEAHPDFLLVLSYNPGYQSVLKDLKPSTRQRFVAIDFDYPPRDLEARIVAHESGLDLEAALRLAKLGEKVRHLKSSGLAEGVSTRLLVYAAQLMGRGIAPRRACTVAVSHALTDDQDSQRAIDDVAGAIFG
- a CDS encoding VWA domain-containing protein, which translates into the protein MTSRGRSSADATAARLAAVSRLVADQLEVTLPAMRAALGTDADRWLELGADLAAHCGGASGAVLAYLRLDPARLRRVGLAPFAAWLRAIERIGAGAPALAASFAETTATLAGDVDAGWLDACADALLGLRADGGWRGERVAQAMVGAIPIAADVLGPGDVAAWCGLAALLRSGLDEGLFFRVLAPEVASWSPDDRRAWLDAARTLARRHVPTAVVYYRDLPRTIEALPPEARSALLAALGAAAADVRPSDLQALLPIVGALTLDVSRAARAVALAAALRVAREFPVGVVAYLRAMPMLFEERVPPRLEAWVDHGLAIGAENADAGCAYFALESRTSVAVLSASPVAVTLDEAQGVLRKVVQMLSGAPATPRATGRFQLRSPFEPPPVQATIALPATIDVLASYEDNRRLFGVLATLLVGRRLHGTYADETVLAALTVEDAPPLLSELFAVTDGYRVAHRLALEYPGIAGELAWACRRLLAVWTADADPPSAVVFDALLALALDPHAAERRVAPWLAAAAIGVLPALRPLASPAATAADALAIAERLVPAFAHLVGPPAVDPTALEFLPILLDAGEGEGPFATGLDVDDEGAVPVPGSPERPPEELLRELQVLLDQRRAGDGAGTQLSLEELQRLLESGLLGELAQGSGTDLDASGLFVTQLMGKLLGERRELARAGAQGVGPRRAGRVPHPADDSLIYFYDEWDHVIADYRPAWCQLREVPVADDAGVFYDRALARHADLIPELRRCFQQVRPDRYRAVRGLEDGEDIDWHAAVEARVERRVRGTASTKLYTARTRQEREVATLFLLDMSASTDEAAEGAEGERIIDIAKDALVIMAAALEEIGDTFAIYGFSGQGRERVEVYPVKTFGERLTPAVRGRLGGIEPKGSTRMGTALRHATTLMRDLTAPAQHLVLISDGFPQDLDYGDDRQSHTYGIRDTATAMRETQAAGVKPFCITVDLAGHDYLREMCDPDAYVIIERVADLPRELPRIYQRLVRAA